In a genomic window of Nodosilinea sp. E11:
- the murJ gene encoding murein biosynthesis integral membrane protein MurJ produces MSDAKPSRSLANIAGIVAVATIISKFVGLFRQQAIGAAFAVGPVADAYSFAYIIPGFLLILLGGINGPFHSAIVSVVARQDRKDTAKLIEAVNTLVGLILIGVSLLLVVLAGPIIDTIAPGLSLTDTVARDIAVLQLRIMSPMALLAGLIGIGFGALNADSQFWLPSISPIFSSGAVLVGLGLLYGAIGGDITNPEFYLLGGAVLAASTLGGAVLQWLAQIPALWKSGLGRPRLRFDWSIPGVREVMRVLVPATLSSGMLQINLFTDLFFASFIPGTAAALSYANLLVQTPLGIISNVILVPFLPMFARLAAPENWPELKTRIRQSLLFTALTMLPLGALFVVLALPIVRVIYERGAFDQDASNLVTSLLMVYGIGMFVYLARDVLVRVFYAIGDGQTPFRISLINIVLNGVLDFFFIRWLGAPGLVLATVGVNVFSTLALTAILHRKLRGLPLGEWAGAIALLTLLSFVSGTAAWGTLQGLEIWLGTEGLGVLALQLVIPGGVGLLVFTVGAFLLPIPEAKQLAARLRERVRR; encoded by the coding sequence GTGTCAGACGCAAAACCTTCTCGTTCTCTCGCCAACATTGCGGGCATTGTGGCCGTCGCTACGATCATTAGTAAGTTTGTGGGGCTGTTTCGCCAGCAGGCGATCGGGGCGGCCTTTGCGGTGGGGCCAGTGGCCGACGCCTACAGCTTTGCCTATATTATTCCTGGCTTTTTGCTGATTTTGCTGGGGGGCATCAACGGGCCGTTTCACAGTGCGATAGTCAGTGTGGTAGCGCGGCAAGACCGCAAAGACACCGCCAAACTGATCGAGGCGGTCAACACCCTGGTGGGGCTGATTTTGATCGGGGTGTCGCTGCTGCTGGTGGTGCTGGCGGGGCCAATTATCGATACCATTGCCCCCGGTTTGTCGCTGACCGACACAGTGGCCCGAGACATCGCCGTGCTGCAACTGCGGATTATGTCGCCGATGGCGCTGCTGGCGGGGCTGATTGGCATTGGCTTTGGGGCGCTGAATGCCGATAGCCAGTTTTGGCTGCCCTCGATCAGCCCAATATTCTCTAGCGGGGCGGTGCTGGTGGGGCTGGGGCTGCTCTACGGTGCGATCGGCGGCGACATCACCAATCCAGAGTTTTACCTGCTGGGCGGCGCGGTGCTGGCCGCCAGCACCCTGGGCGGCGCGGTGTTGCAGTGGCTGGCCCAAATTCCAGCCCTGTGGAAGTCGGGGCTGGGGCGACCACGCCTGCGGTTTGACTGGTCGATTCCGGGGGTGCGTGAGGTGATGCGGGTGCTGGTGCCCGCCACGCTGTCGTCGGGGATGCTGCAAATCAACCTGTTTACCGACCTGTTCTTTGCCTCGTTTATACCAGGCACGGCAGCGGCGCTGAGCTACGCAAATTTGCTGGTGCAGACGCCCTTGGGCATTATTTCGAACGTGATTTTGGTGCCGTTTTTGCCGATGTTTGCCCGGCTGGCCGCACCCGAAAACTGGCCAGAGCTAAAGACTCGCATTCGCCAGAGCCTGCTGTTTACGGCGCTAACGATGCTGCCGCTGGGAGCGCTGTTTGTGGTGCTGGCGCTGCCGATTGTGCGAGTGATCTACGAGCGCGGAGCGTTCGACCAAGACGCCTCAAACCTGGTGACGTCGTTGCTGATGGTCTACGGCATTGGCATGTTTGTGTACCTGGCCCGCGACGTGCTGGTGCGGGTGTTTTATGCCATAGGCGACGGCCAAACCCCCTTTCGCATTAGCCTGATTAACATTGTGCTGAATGGGGTGCTCGACTTTTTCTTCATTCGCTGGCTGGGGGCACCGGGTCTGGTGTTGGCCACGGTGGGGGTAAATGTGTTTTCGACCCTGGCGCTGACGGCGATTTTGCACCGCAAGCTGCGGGGGCTGCCGCTGGGGGAATGGGCAGGGGCGATCGCACTCCTGACCCTCTTAAGCTTTGTCTCGGGCACCGCCGCCTGGGGCACCCTGCAAGGGCTCGAAATCTGGCTGGGCACCGAGGGCTTGGGGGTGCTGGCGCTGCAACTGGTGATCCCTGGAGGGGTGGGGCTGCTGGTGTTTACAGTGGGGGCATTTTTGCTGCCGATACCGGAGGCAAAGCAGCTGGCCGCCCGTCTGCGGGAGCGGGTAAGGCGGTAG